In a single window of the Bactrocera dorsalis isolate Fly_Bdor chromosome 2, ASM2337382v1, whole genome shotgun sequence genome:
- the LOC105233177 gene encoding zinc finger BED domain-containing protein 4 isoform X5: protein MAQSDIWMYFENNVDEGIAICKTCKNKLKNNRLSNLKTHLLNLHKINLNAASVEQSETSSSSNSCIKLKKDIRKKKIKIEVNKKQLLRSYIGLVTEDSIPFNVLNSENMRNIVDPICDGLKAADGKKITLNASNCKKTLQTVANNIKVHITTEVANKLLSLKIDSATRLARNIFGISAQYISSAQIKSLILGMVELKGVGSSTAKNLAAEVLKVLNKYNINLSQIVSITSDNGANMLKTKNILSFVFDENLGEDDEYCSNDEYLKIIENIEKVPNVLIGNIQVCRCAAHTAQLVALDVTKSSDMLKCLFNCRNMTKFIRKTSNGFREIFELKQLKMPQLDCPTRWGSTYTMLKDLLVAKDELTEIESTENKIEEDNFEVDASLWDFIENYCLVFSPLQKTIKKYQEEQLHYGNFYAQWLKLKICTEKIVNDATHDMTRTIGEKILSSIEKRSKILLNNKFLISCLFLDPRFQHTLTPQQKNDAVNHLKSIWDRINDINSTGQLCSTPNSGSHQSVNHFFDEEDELVNAYLEQGIQTEVSSTFDVYSKIDNLQLPFQRIDADVLTFWKGKQCTDQELYALSNVCFAVPPTQVTIERAFSTLRLVLTDYRNRLSQEVLENILLVKLNPSFLDSAIDNLPLFQDDEDFESLF from the exons aTGGCGCAAAGTGATATTTGGatgtatttcgaaaataatgttGATGAAGGCATAGCTATATGTAaaacatgtaaaaataaattaaaaaataatagactttcaaatttaaaaactcatttacttaatttacataaaataaatttaaatgctgCAAGTGTTGAACAGTCAGAAACGTCGTCGTCGTCAAATTcctgcataaaattaaaaaaagatattagaaaaaaaaaaatcaaaattgaagtaaataaaaaacaattgctGAGGTCATATATTGGATTGGTGACAGAAGACAGCATTCCTTTCAATGTTTTAAATTCTGAAAATATGCGAAATATCGTTGACCCAATCTGTGATGGACTTAAAGCCGCTGacggaaaaaaaattacattaaatgcATCAAACTGCAAAAAAACTTTGCAAACAGTGGCAAACAATATAAAAGTGCATATAACCACTGAAGtggcaaataaattattgtctcTAAAAATAGACAGTGCCACGCGGCTGGCAAGAAACATTTTTGGCATAAGTGCTCAGTATATTAGTTCAGCTCAAATAAAATCCCTTATATTGGGCATGGTAGAGCTTAAAGGTGTTGGATCGAGCACAGCCAAAAATCTCGCCGCTGAAGTGCTAAAagtactaaataaatataacataaacTTAAGTCAAATAGTGTCAATTACATCTGACAATGGTGCCAACATGCttaagacaaaaaatatattatcatttgttttcgatgaaaatcttgGCGAGGACGATGAATATTGTTCAAAcgatgaatatttaaaaataattgaaaatattgaaaaagtgccAAACGTGTTAATAGGAAATATTCAAGTATGTCGTTGTGCTGCACATACAGCTCAACTGGTTGCTCTCGATGTTACCAAATCGTCGGATATGTTGAAATGCCTATTTAATTGTCGCAACATGacgaaatttataagaaaaacttCAAATGGATTTCGCGAAATATTCGAGTTGAAACAGCTAAAAATGCCGCAACTAGATTGTCCGACTAGATGGGGATCCACCTACACGATGCTAAAGGATTTGTTAGTGGCTAAAGATGAATTAACTGAAATTGAGTCAACTGAAAACAAAATCGAAGAAGACAATTTTGAAGTGGATGCATCGTTGTGggattttattgaaaactattGCTTAGTTTTCAGTCCATtgcagaaaacaataaaaaaatatcaagaaGAGCAACTGCATTATGGAAATTTTTACGCCCAAtggctaaaattaaaaatttgcacagaaaaaattgtaaatgatgCAACTCACGATATGACAAGAACGATTGGCGAAAAGATTCTGAGCTCTATAGAAAAGCgatcgaaaatattattaaataataaatttctcaTTTCGTGTTTGTTTTTGGATCCTCGTTTCCAACATACACTAAcaccacaacaaaaaaatgatgCAGTGAATCATTTAAAATCGATATGGGACAGAATAAATGACATAAATTCTACTGGACAGTTATGCTCAACACCAAATTCGGGCTCACATCAATCTGTGAACCATTTTTTTGATGAAGAAGATGAATTGGTAAACGCTTACTTAGAGCAAGGGATCCAAACGGAAGTCAGTAGTACATTCGACGTCTACTCAAAGATTGACAATCTTCAACTTCCTTTCCAAAGAATCGATGCAGACGTTCTCACATTTTGGAAAGGAAAGCAGTGCACTGACCAGGAGCTATATGCTCTAAGTAATGTTTGCTTTGCTGTACCACCGACtcag GTGACGATTGAACGAGCATTTTCGACGTTAAGACTTGTACTTACTGATTACCGAAATCGACTAAGTCAGGAAGTACTAGAGAATATACTGCTGGTCAAATTGAATCCAAGCTTTCTGGACTCAGCGATTGATAACTTACCTCTTTTTCAAGATGACGAGGattttgaaagtttattttga